In a single window of the Branchiostoma floridae strain S238N-H82 chromosome 2, Bfl_VNyyK, whole genome shotgun sequence genome:
- the LOC118409117 gene encoding non-neuronal cytoplasmic intermediate filament protein-like, with translation MTQPKTSEAIRSSVWSSLIASGEDVSRSGPESLKARTRAIRAGNVITSLEGPGGTQQTMAGARKARVQEREELSAMDNLFASYIEKMRSLQQRNYAMEAQVLKLQASETTAHTKTLYEKETRDLRALVDELSEEKVKMVLERNQWREQAEEYRRKWEDEAAWHAELNTEVSKLNKDVYAVTQVHLDLQNKISTIKEEMDFMMMVHKHELKPLQDQLNESLSISAKDRTQESGLNVITKLYDLRQQYEDFCRGIQDEAESKYKEKFTELTLERERDNMTMLAARSELITSQKEVSDLREQFSTLMTTTETLKHEVD, from the exons ATGACTCAGCCGAAAACAAGCGAGGCAATCCGAAGCTCTGTGTGGTCGTCTTTGATCGCCAGTGGTGAAGACGTCAGTAGATCCGGACCCGAATCTCTCAAGGCAAGAACGCGCGCCATCCGAGCCGGCAATGTGATCACATCCCTCGAAGGGCCTGGCGGCACGCAGCAGACCATGGCCGGCGCACGCAAGGCTCGAGTCCAGGAGAGGGAGGAACTATCCGCCATGGACAACCTCTTCGCCTCCTACATTGAAAAAATGCGCTCCCTCCAGCAGCGTAATTACGCCATGGAGGCGCAGGTGCTGAAGCTCCAGGCATCGGAGACAACCGCACACACGAAGACGCTTTACGAGAAGGAAACCAGGGACTTGCGCGCGCTGGTGGACGAGCTGTCCGAGGAAAAGGTCAAGATGGTTCTGGAGAGAAACCAATGGCGGGAACAGGCAGAGGAGTATAGAAGAAA GTGGGAAGATGAGGCAGCCTGGCATGCGGAGCTGAATACTGAGGTTTCAAAGCTCAATAAA GACGTGTATGCTGTAACGCAAGTACATTTGGACCTGCAGAATAAGATTTCTACGATAAAGGAAGAGATGGATTTCATGATGATGGTGCACAAGCAT GAACTGAAGCCACTTCAGGACCAGTTGAACGAGAGTCTGTCCATTTCCGCCAAGGATCGGACTCAAGAATCCGGACTTAACGTCATTACTAAGCTGTACGACCTGCGCCAGCAGTATGAAGACTTCTGCCGGGGTATTCAGGATGAAGCAGAGTCCAAGTACAAAGAGAAG TTCACCGAGCTTACGCTCGAGCGGGAGCGGGACAACATGACGATGCTGGCCGCCAGAAGTGAGCTGATCACCTCTCAAAAGGAGGTGTCCGATCTTCGAGAACAGTTTAGCACATTGATGACCACCACTGAGACCCTGAAACACGAGGTGGATTGA
- the LOC118403069 gene encoding non-neuronal cytoplasmic intermediate filament protein-like, translating into MATQLARMTRTAEKKQLSALNGQFASYIEKVQALNQSNAALESQLQAVQAKAAPVEKAKYEGMLSALRAQVDGLSQQKAQLEVERNSWQSQAEEWQGKCEEQYTVRSGLKAEIEKNKTELATINAARSGFESRLVAAQGEIEAVNKNNSTEIAAMRGELAQTVTSIEAKQAAVTGPDLSDTLREIREQYEVVGQANRQDAEAKYREKFAEIALQRQKDSDALAAARAEVAEFQKKIDTLRAEAESIRSKNIAMEDGMNQTEVRIQKEMESYRQAIGKREAQVEQMKLEIAQNLTNYQELMNVKMALDLEIAAYRKLLEGEEIRLAGQA; encoded by the exons ATGGCGACCCAGTTGGCTAGGATGACCCGGACCGCTGAGAAGAAACAGCTCTCCGCCCTGAACGGCCAGTTCGCCTCCTACATCGAGAAGGTGCAGGCGCTGAACCAGAGCAATGCCGCCCTGGAGAGTCAGCTGCAGGCCGTCCAGGCCAAAGCTGCCCCCGTAGAAAAGGCGAAGTACGAGGGGATGCTGAGTGCTCTGCGCGCTCAGGTGGACGGGCTGTCTCAGCAGAAGGCTCAGTTGGAGGTTGAGAGGAATAGCTGGCAGTCGCAGGCGGAGGAATGGCAGGGAAA GTGCGAAGAGCAGTATACGGTGCGCTCGGGGCTGAAGGCCGAAATCGAGAAGAACAAAACG GAACTGGCAACCATCAATGCTGCTCGTTCGGGCTTCGAGAGCAGGCTGGTGGCCGCGCAGGGAGAGATCGAGGCCGTGAATAAGAATAACTCTACG GAGATAGCAGCTATGCGGGGAGAGTTGGCCCAGACCGTGACCTCGATAGAGGCAAAGCAGGCGGCGGTGACAGGACCGGACCTCAGCGACACCCTGAGGGAGATCCGTGAGCAGTACGAGGTGGTCGGCCAGGCGAACAGGCAGGACGCTGAGGCAAAGTACAGGGAAAAG TTTGCGGAGATAGCCCTGCAACGGCAGAAAGACAGCGATGCTCTGGCAGCCGCCAGGGCAGAAGTGGCTGAGTTCCAAAAGAAGATCGACACCCTGAGGGCCGAGGCCGAGTCTATCAGGAGCAAG AACATCGCCATGGAAGACGGCATGAACCAAACGGAGGTCCGCATACAGAAGGAGATGGAATCGTACAGGCAGGCCATTGGCAAACGCGAGGCGCAGGTCGAGCAGATGAAGCTGGAGATTGCACAAAATCTCACTAACTACCAGGAGCTGATGAACGTCAAGATGGCGCTCGACCTCGAGATAGCCGCTTACAGGAAGCTGTTGGAGGGAGAGGAGATCAG GCTGGCCGGCCAGGCTTAG
- the LOC118403085 gene encoding LOW QUALITY PROTEIN: non-neuronal cytoplasmic intermediate filament protein-like (The sequence of the model RefSeq protein was modified relative to this genomic sequence to represent the inferred CDS: deleted 1 base in 1 codon), whose protein sequence is MATQLAIQTLHDAKMTRAAEKKQLSVLNGRFASYIERVQALNQSNAALESQLQAVQAKASPVDKGKYEGMLRALRAQVDGLSQQKAQVEAERNSWQAQAEEWQGKCEEQYTVRSGLKAEIERNKAELAIINAARSGFESRLVAAQKEIEAVNTTHSAEIAAMRGELAQTVTAIEAKQAAVTGPDLSDTLREIREQYEVVGQANRQDAEAKYRAKFAEIALQRQKDSDALAAARAEVAEFQKKVDTLRAEAESIRSKNIAMEDGMKQTDARIQKEMESYRQAIAKREAQIEQMKLETAQNLTNYQELMNVKMALDLEIAAYRKLLEGEEIRLAGQLSRPSRFRRPRPPSQWQHHLSKSIRLRNRRMLGRKIS, encoded by the exons ATGGCGACCCAGTTGGCAATCCAAACTCTGCACGATGCCAAGATGACCCGAGCCGCTGAGAAGAAACAGCTCTCCGTCCTGAACGGCCGCTTCGCCTCCTACATCGAGAGGGTGCAGGCCCTGAACCAGAGCAATGCCGCCCTGGAGAGTCAGCTGCAGGCCGTCCAGGCCAAAGCCTCCCCCGTAGACAAGGGGAAGTACGAGGGGATGCTGAGGGCGCTGCGCGCTCAGGTGGACGGGCTGTCTCAGCAGAAGGCTCAGGTGGAAGCTGAAAGGAACAGCTGGCAGGCACAGGCAGAGGAATGGCAGGGGAA GTGCGAAGAGCAGTATACGGTGCGCTCGGGGCTGAAGGCCGAAATCGAAAGGAACAAAGCG GAACTGGCAATCATCAACGCTGCTCGTTCGGGCTTCGAGAGCAGGCTGGTGGCCGCGCAGAAAGAGATCGAGGCCGTGAATACGACTCACTCTGCG GAGATCGCAGCTATGCGGGGAGAGTTGGCCCAGACTGTGACTGCGATAGAGGCGAAGCAGGCGGCTGTGACAGGACCGGACCTCAGCGACACCCTGAGGGAGATCCGTGAGCAGTACGAGGTGGTCGGCCAGGCGAACAGGCAGGACGCTGAGGCGAAGTACAGGGCGAAG TTTGCGGAGATAGCCCTGCAACGGCAGAAAGACAGCGACGCTCTGGCAGCCGCCAGGGCAGAAGTGGCTGAGTTCCAAAAGAAGGTTGACACCCTGAGGGCCGAGGCCGAGTCTATCAGGAGCAAG AACATCGCCATGGAAGACGGAATGAAGCAAACGGATGCCCGCATACAGAAGGAGATGGAATCGTACAGGCAGGCCATCGCCAAACGCGAGGCGCAGATCGAGCAGATGAAGCTGGAGACGGCACAAAATCTCACCAACTACCAGGAGCTGATGAACGTCAAGATGGCGCTCGACCTCGAGATAGCCGCTTACAGGAAGCTGTTGGAGGGAGAGGAGATAAG GCTGGCCGGTCAG CTTAGTCGCCCCAGCCGGTTCAGACGGCCCAGACCTCCGAGCCAGTGGCAGCACCACCTCAGTAAAAGTATTCGGCTGCGCAATAGGAGAATGTTAGGACGTAAAATTTCATAA
- the LOC118432844 gene encoding non-neuronal cytoplasmic intermediate filament protein-like, whose protein sequence is MATKGRAGVGGGKYYFATDGALQTLADARVTRSGEKRELVALNDRFASYIEKVRSLQERSTRLTTQIRIEEASRSEERNITEVYETELAELRALVDQLTQETTQQEAERASWQAQAEEWQAKCEAETAANAARRAELAAVKKEVGAATVERVGVENRLTTAQEEIEFLKRVYDEETRRVQSQLNEAVAIAETETPFFAGPDLTETLREIRLQYEIMGQANREEAEAKYKVKFSELSRQREADSEALLALRSELTNLKVTLQSITGETEALRSKSGSLESTMAETEARRLREIAEYKVAIAELEGQIERMKGEMTQHSVEYQELVNIKMSLDVEIAAYRKLLEGGTGALQF, encoded by the exons ATGGCCACCAAAGGACGAGCTGGAGTCGGCGGCGGAAAGTATTACTTCGCCACCGATGGAGCGCTGCAAACCCTCGCTGACGCCAGGGTGACCCGCAGCGGCGAGAAGAGGGAGCTGGTGGCCCTGAACGACCGCTTCGCCAGCTACATTGAGAAGGTGCGGTCCCTGCAGGAGCGCAGCACTAGGCTGACGACCCAGATCCGGATCGAGGAGGCGAGTCGGAGCGAGGAGAGAAACATCACGGAGGTGTACGAGACGGAGCTGGCGGAGCTGCGCGCGCTGGTGGACCAGCTCACCCAGGAGACGACTCAGCAGGAGGCCGAGAGGGCCAGCTGGCAGGCTCAGGCCGAGGAGTGGCAGGCGAA ATGCGAGGCCGAGACTGCCGCAAATGCAGCAAGGAGGGCTGAGCTTGCAGCGGTGAAGAAG GAGGTGGGCGCGGCGACTGTGGAGCGTGTTGGAGTGGAAAACAGGCTGACCACAGCACAGGAGGAGATTGAGTTCCTGAAGAGGGTCTATGATGAG GAGACTAGGAGGGTGCAGAGCCAGCTGAACGAGGCCGTGGCCATAGCTGAGACGGAGACGCCATTCTTTGCCGGCCCAGACCTGACCGAAACGCTGCGTGAGATCCGCCTGCAGTATGAGATCATGGGTCAGGCCAACAGGGAGGAGGCCGAGGCAAAGTACAAGGTCAAG TTCAGCGAGCTATCCCGGCAGCGGGAGGCGGATAGCGAGGCTCTGCTCGCCCTCCGGTCCGAGCTGACCAACCTGAAGGTGACTCTACAGTCCATCACCGGCGAGACGGAGGCTCTAAGGAGCAAG TCCGGTTCACTTGAGTCGACCATGGCGGAAACAGAGGCCCGCCGACTGAGGGAGATTGCGGAGTACAAGGTCGCTATTGCCGAACTGGAGGGTCAGATCGAGAGGATGAAGGGGGAGATGACCCAGCACAGCGTGGAGTACCAGGAGCTGGTGAACATCAAGATGTCGCTGGACGTGGAGATAGCGGCCTACAGGAAGCTGCTGGAGGGAGGAACTGGG GCTCTTCAGTTCTAA